CCAAGATCCCAACGAAATCCAGTAATGATTTCATCGAGGATAAATAAAGCACCGTTTTCATGGCAAATTCTTTTGGCTTCGTGAAGAAAATTATGGGTGGGAGTTATGAGTGTTTCCGCTTCCATAATCAGACAGGCAAAACGATTGGGATATTTGGTAAAGAGTGCTTTAATACTCTCTAAATCGTTATATTTAAACTTGACAGTCAAATTTTGAATTGCTTCTGGGATACCTGCATTCATGTCTCTAGAGCCAATAAACCAATCATCGGTAGAAAAGAAAGGATGATCGGCGCAAACGGCTACCATATCTTTGCCTGTATAGGCACGAGCTAGTTTTATGGCTGCTGTGGTCGCATCAGAACCATTTTTGGCAAATTTGACCATTTCTGCTCCCTCAATTAGACTGAGGAACTGCTCTGCACACTCTATTTCTATGGGTGCGGGGCGAGTAAAGTTGATCCCCAAAAGCATTTGTCTGTAGGCAGCTTTTACTACAGATTCGTAACCATGCCCCAAGGTAACCGCCCGCAAACCCATGCCATACTCAATATATTCGTTATCGTCAACATCCCATACATGGCAGCCTTTTCCTTTGACTAGAAATCCTGGTGCTAATTCGGGATACTGATCGTCACCTTTGGCATAGGTATGTGCGCCACCAGGAATAAGCTGATGACTTTTCTGTTTTAGCTCTTCGGAACGGCTAAAATTACTGATGTATTTTTCTTTTTGATTTATCATTATCATTTTTAGTTGATGGTTAATTCCAATAAACCGCCTTTGAATAAAGCATTGGCAGCATCTCGAATCACTGAAAATTCCAATCTGGAGCGATCGCTTATATCTAAAAGACTATGATTGCCATCCGCTAAATTCAGCACCCACAAAGTTGCCATTTCTTTAGTTTTTTTATTTTGTGTGCCGCCAAAAGTGCCATACAGTCCTCGTTTCCCTAATTGAGGTTCGCATTTAGGATTGGTATTGAGATATTTTCGATTGTTTTCTAAAATATCGACTACTGCTAAATACTTTTCCAAGGAGTCTGCTAATTTATCGGCTCGAACAAAGTCTAAATTATCTGCTGAGGTATGATACTCAGGATATTGACCAAAGGGAGTTCTAGTTAAACTACCTACTGCCAAATTAAATCCAGGTGAGCAAAATTGACGCTCATCATAGCCGTAAGGAGAAAAATCATTTATTTGATAATCTTGTCCAGAATGTTGCAAAACATGAATAACTGCCTTATCTATTTCGGCATTGCCACGACGACTTTTTTTGTAATTTAATTTTCCCAAATCTCCTAATCCAGCCGCGATCAAACCATGTTTGATTTGAGAGGTTTTGCTTTCGTTTAAGCTCAGCCAGGTAATCGAACCAATTGTGCCAGGAATAAATAGAAAGCGATAGGAATATCTCAAAGATAGAGAACTGAGATGTTTGGCTAAGAAAGTTACTATAGAAATTCCCGATAAATTGTCATTACATAGAGAAGGATGGCAGATATGACAGGAAAATAATACTTCTTCCTTGCTTTCTCCTGGTAGATAATACTCTCCGTAGGTTAAGTGTCCTGGTTCTAGTGAAGAATCTATGTAGACTTCGTATTCACCATCTTCTAGTGCCTCCAGTTGACGATGAGTTAAGCAAAATCCCCAATTTTCACTGTAATATGAAGTCCGATAGGGTATCCAGTCGGGATGTTCTGGCAGCGAAAAAAGATGTTTTTTTAACTCTGATAGAGGCATCTTTTTCTGAATGGGAATGCTGTAGTTGAGCAGGTGTAAATTCGATTTTTGAAAATCAATAACCTTTTCCCCTTTGGCATTTTTCACATAAGCATCCTTAATGTTCCACTCTTTAGGAACTGTCCAGTCGAACACTTTTGTACCCGTCGGTACTTGGTTAATTTTTAAGGGAATATTTTGCTGTAGAATTGCTAGGGTTTTTCTCACTCCATCGCCAGTAATACTTCGGCAAATGAGGTACAAATCTGAGATTAACTGGTACATTGTCGTACCTGATTGAGAAGCAACGATTTTGGAATCGACGCTCAGATTGTTTTTCTCAGTCGGCTCTGTGGTTCTAGGTAAATCGTTCTGCTGTATAGTCTTCATATTCTCGATCTCTTAAAGAAATTATGCTAACTTGCTCAGGCCAATTAATCTTGAAAGTGGAATCGTTCCAACGAAATCCTCTAGCGCATTCTGGAGCATAGAATTCTGACATCTGATAAAAGACTTCAGTATCATCTTTTAGAGTTTGAAAGCCGTGAGCGAATCCTTCAGGAACGTACAAAGCCTTGTGATTCTCTGCCGTCAGTTCGACTCCAATCCATTGCTGAAATGTTTCCGAATTAGAACGTAAATCGACGATGGCATCATAAATAGCTCCTTTGGTACAGCGCACTAATTTCGCTTCGGCATGAGGAGAAATCTGGAGATGCATTCCCCTAATAGTCCCCTTTTTTTTGTTGAAAGAAATATTGCACTGTACGAGGTTGGGATTGAGTCCGCGATCGCTAAATTCTTTTTCGCACCAAGTACGGGCAAAAAAGCCTCTTTCATCTTCAAATCTTTCTGGTTCGACGATATAAACATTTTTTAGCTTAGTTGGCATAAAACGCATTTTTAGGAATATACCCTCACTTCAGGAATAGGTACGACAAACTGTCCGTTCCAGTCGCGAATAAAGCTCATTTGTTCGATAATTTCATCTTTGAAGTTCCATGGCAAAATTAGGACATAATCGGGCTTGGTTTCCTGAATTTTGTCGGGATGGTAAATCGGAATATGAGTGCCTGGTAAAAATTTTCCTTGTTTGTAAGGATTGCGATCTACTGTATAGTCTAAAAAATCTGTACGGATGCCACAATAGTTGAGCAATGTATTACCTTTACCTGGTGCGCCATAACCGACAACGGTTTTTCCTTCTCGTTTGAGCTTAATTAAGAAATCTAAGAGTTTACGTTTCGTTTCTTTAACTTGTTCTGTAAAGTTTTGGTAACGTTCAAGAGAGGTAAACCCATCTTTTTCTTCGCGGTTTCTTAGCTCGATGCAGCGATCGCTTACTACTTTACTTGAGTCTTCTTGGTGACAAGCATAAATCCGCAGCGATCCTCCATGAGTTGGCAATTCTTCGACATCAAACAGGGTCATGCCATGAGCTGCAAATACTTTTTCAATGGTGATAAAGCTATGGTAACAGAAGTGTTCGTGATAAATCGTATCGAACTGATTTTCTGCCATTAAACGCATCAAATGCTGAAATTCACCCGTAGCTACTCCTTGCGGCTTAAGCAAAATTTTAATCCCCGCTACAAAGTCGTTTAAATCTGGAACGTGGGCTAAAACATTATTGGCAACAACTAAGTCGGCTTGCTTTCCTTGCCCAACTAGCTTGTTAGCACATTCTCGTCCAAAAAATTCAACAACGGTAGAAACATTTTTTTCCATTGCCACTTTAGCGATATTGGCAGCAGGTTCGACCCCAAGTACGGGAATATTTTTTTCAACAAAATATTGCAGTAAATAACCATCATTACTAG
This DNA window, taken from Pleurocapsa sp. FMAR1, encodes the following:
- a CDS encoding DUF4910 domain-containing protein, whose amino-acid sequence is MYQLISDLYLICRSITGDGVRKTLAILQQNIPLKINQVPTGTKVFDWTVPKEWNIKDAYVKNAKGEKVIDFQKSNLHLLNYSIPIQKKMPLSELKKHLFSLPEHPDWIPYRTSYYSENWGFCLTHRQLEALEDGEYEVYIDSSLEPGHLTYGEYYLPGESKEEVLFSCHICHPSLCNDNLSGISIVTFLAKHLSSLSLRYSYRFLFIPGTIGSITWLSLNESKTSQIKHGLIAAGLGDLGKLNYKKSRRGNAEIDKAVIHVLQHSGQDYQINDFSPYGYDERQFCSPGFNLAVGSLTRTPFGQYPEYHTSADNLDFVRADKLADSLEKYLAVVDILENNRKYLNTNPKCEPQLGKRGLYGTFGGTQNKKTKEMATLWVLNLADGNHSLLDISDRSRLEFSVIRDAANALFKGGLLELTIN
- a CDS encoding glutamate-1-semialdehyde 2,1-aminomutase, whose translation is MINQKEKYISNFSRSEELKQKSHQLIPGGAHTYAKGDDQYPELAPGFLVKGKGCHVWDVDDNEYIEYGMGLRAVTLGHGYESVVKAAYRQMLLGINFTRPAPIEIECAEQFLSLIEGAEMVKFAKNGSDATTAAIKLARAYTGKDMVAVCADHPFFSTDDWFIGSRDMNAGIPEAIQNLTVKFKYNDLESIKALFTKYPNRFACLIMEAETLITPTHNFLHEAKRICHENGALFILDEIITGFRWDLGGAQKVHQIVPDLSTFGKGMGNGFSIAALAGKREIMELGGIQHDRERVFLLSTTFGAETHSLAAAMEVMRIYQEENVVEYLDRQGKKLIEGINQVIATRQLEEYFSVAGKPCNLIYVTKDGDKERSQAFRTLFLQEIIKRGIIAPSLVVSFSHRDEDIQRTIEAIAEALDVYHQALEEGVEKYLVGRTVQPVFRKFN
- a CDS encoding class I SAM-dependent methyltransferase: MVQTTKTIEIGGTTTNATCRFCKTSLRHTFVDLGMSPLCESYLSSEQINEMEPFYPLHVHICHNCFLVQLESYVSPGNIFTEYAYFSSYADTWLKHAKAYTDLMVKRFGFNEQSQIVELASNDGYLLQYFVEKNIPVLGVEPAANIAKVAMEKNVSTVVEFFGRECANKLVGQGKQADLVVANNVLAHVPDLNDFVAGIKILLKPQGVATGEFQHLMRLMAENQFDTIYHEHFCYHSFITIEKVFAAHGMTLFDVEELPTHGGSLRIYACHQEDSSKVVSDRCIELRNREEKDGFTSLERYQNFTEQVKETKRKLLDFLIKLKREGKTVVGYGAPGKGNTLLNYCGIRTDFLDYTVDRNPYKQGKFLPGTHIPIYHPDKIQETKPDYVLILPWNFKDEIIEQMSFIRDWNGQFVVPIPEVRVYS
- the rfbC gene encoding dTDP-4-dehydrorhamnose 3,5-epimerase — encoded protein: MRFMPTKLKNVYIVEPERFEDERGFFARTWCEKEFSDRGLNPNLVQCNISFNKKKGTIRGMHLQISPHAEAKLVRCTKGAIYDAIVDLRSNSETFQQWIGVELTAENHKALYVPEGFAHGFQTLKDDTEVFYQMSEFYAPECARGFRWNDSTFKINWPEQVSIISLRDREYEDYTAERFT